A portion of the Physeter macrocephalus isolate SW-GA unplaced genomic scaffold, ASM283717v5 random_19, whole genome shotgun sequence genome contains these proteins:
- the L3MBTL2 gene encoding lethal(3)malignant brain tumor-like protein 2 isoform X2 — protein MEKPRGVEETSEPMEEEEEDDDLELFGGYDSFRSYNSSAGTVCEMCGIVGTREAFFSKTKRFCSVSCSRSYSSNSKKASILARLQGKPPTKKAKVLHKAAWSAKIGAFLHSQGTGQLADGTPTGQDALVLGFDWGKFLKDHSYKAAPVSCFKHVPLYDQWEDVMKGMKVEVLNSDAVLPSRVYWIASVIQAAGYRVLLRYEGFENDASHDFWCNLGTVDVHPIGWCAINSKILVPPRTIHAKFTDWKGYLMKRLVGSRTLPVDFHIKMVESMKYPFRQGMRLEVVDKSQVSRTRMAVVDTVIGGRLRLLYEDGDSDDDFWCHMWSPLIHPVGWSRRVGHGIKLSERRSDMAHHPTFRKIYCDAVPYLFKKVRAVYTEGGWFEEGMKLEAIDPLNLGNICVATICKVLLDGYLMICVDGGPSTDGSDWFCYHASSHAIFPASFCQKNDIELTPPKGYDAHTFNWETYLEKTKAKAAPSRLFNMDCPNHGFKVGMKLEAVDLMEPRLICVATVKRVVHRLLSIHFDGWDSEYDQWVDCESPDIYPVGWCELTGYQLQPPVATEPTTPLKAKEATKKKKKQFGKKRKRIPPAKTRPLRQGSKKPLLEDDLQAAGKISSEPVPDEIITVRVKEEHLDVATPDKAPSPELPVPIENIKQETDD, from the exons GAGACTTCAGAACcaatggaggaggaagaggaagatgatgaTTTGGAGCTCTTTGGTGGCTACGACAGTTTCCGGAGTTATAACAGCAGTGCAGGCA CTGTCTGTGAGATGTGTGGTATCGTGGGTACGAGGGAAGCCTTCTTCTCCAAGACCAAGAGATTCTGCAGCGTCTCCTGTTCTAGGAGCTACTCCTCCAACTCCAAGAAAGCCAGTATCTTGGCTAGATTACAG ggAAAACCACCTACCAAGAAGGCCAAAGTCCTGCACAAAGCTGCCTGGTCTGCCAAAATTGGAGCCTTCCTCCATTCCCAAGGGACAGGACAACTCGCAGATGGGACACCAACAGGGCAGGACG CGCTGGTCTTGGGTTTCGACTGGGGGAAGTTCCTGAAGGATCACAGTTACAAGGCTGCTCCTGTCAGCTGCTTTAAACAC GTCCCACTCTATGACCAGTGGGAGGATGTGATGAAGGGGATGAAGGTGGAGGTGCTCAACAGCGATGCTGTGCTCCCCAGCCGCGTGTACTGGATCGCCTCGGTCATCCAGGCGGCAG gGTACCGGGTGCTGCTCCGGTATGAAGGCTTTGAAAATGATGCCAGCCATGACTTCTGGTGCAACCTGGGGACTGTGGATGTCCACCCCATCGGCTGGTGTGCCATCAACAGCAAGATCCTGGTGCCCCCGCGGA CCATCCATGCCAAGTTCACCGACTGGAAGGGCTACCTCATGAAACGGTTGGTGGGCTCCAGGACGCTTCCCGTGGATTTCCATATCAAG ATGGTAGAGAGCATGAAGTACCCCTTTCGGCAGGGCATGCGGCTGGAGGTGGTGGACAAGTCCCAGGTGTCACGGACCCGCATGGCCGTGGTGGACACGGTGATCGGGGGTCGCCTACGGCTCCTCTACGAGGATGGCGACAGCGATGATGACTTCTGGTGCCACATGTGGAGCCCCCTGATCCACCCAGTGGGTTGGTCAAGGCGTGTCGGCCATGGCATCAAGCTGTCAG AGAGGCGCAGCGACATGGCCCACCATCCCACTTTCCGGAAGATCTACTGTGATGCTGTTCCTTATCTGTTCAAGAAG GTTCGAGCTGTCTACACGGAAGGCGGTTGGTTTGAGGAGGGGATGAAACTGGAAGCCATTGACCCCCTGAATCTGGGCAACATCTGCGTGGCAACCATCTGCAAG GTCCTCCTGGATGGCTACCTGATGATCTGTGTGGACGGGGGGCCCTCCACAGATGGCTCAGACTGGTTCTGTTACCATGCCTCTTCCCACGCCATCTTCCCAGCCTCCTTCTGCCAGAAGAATGACATTGAGCTCACACCCCCAAAAG GGTATGACGCTCACACTTTCAACTGGGAGACCTACTTGGAGAAGACCAAGGCGAAAGCAGCTCCATCAAGACTCTTTAACATG GACTGCCCCAACCATGGTTTCAAGGTGGGCATGAAGCTGGAGGCCGTGGACCTCATGGAGCCCCGGCTCATCTGCGTGGCCACTGTGAAGCGGGTGGTACATCGTCTCCTCAGCATCCACTTCGACGGCTGGGACAGCGAGTACGACCAGTGGGTGGACTGCGAGTCCCCGGACATCTACCCCGTCGGCTGGTGCGAGCTCACCGGCTACCAGCTCCAGCCGCCCGTGGCCACAG AGCCCACCACGCCGCTGAAAGCCAAAGAGGccacaaagaagaagaagaaacagtttGGGAAGAAAA gaaaaagaataccACCAGCCAAGACCCGGCCCCTCAGACAGGGGTCCAAGAAGCCCCTGCTGGAGGACGACCTGCAGGCGGCAGGGAAGATCTCGTCGGAGCCCGTTCCTGATGAGA tcATTACCGTGCGTGTAAAGGAAGAGCATCTCGACGTGGCCACGCCTGACAAGGCCCCGAGTCCAGAGCTGCCCGTTCCCATCGAGAACATCAAACAGGAGACAGACGACTGA
- the L3MBTL2 gene encoding lethal(3)malignant brain tumor-like protein 2 isoform X1, translating into MEKPRGVEETSEPMEEEEEDDDLELFGGYDSFRSYNSSAGSESSSYLEESSEAENEDREAGELPTSPLHLLSPGTPRSLDGSGSEPAVCEMCGIVGTREAFFSKTKRFCSVSCSRSYSSNSKKASILARLQGKPPTKKAKVLHKAAWSAKIGAFLHSQGTGQLADGTPTGQDALVLGFDWGKFLKDHSYKAAPVSCFKHVPLYDQWEDVMKGMKVEVLNSDAVLPSRVYWIASVIQAAGYRVLLRYEGFENDASHDFWCNLGTVDVHPIGWCAINSKILVPPRTIHAKFTDWKGYLMKRLVGSRTLPVDFHIKMVESMKYPFRQGMRLEVVDKSQVSRTRMAVVDTVIGGRLRLLYEDGDSDDDFWCHMWSPLIHPVGWSRRVGHGIKLSERRSDMAHHPTFRKIYCDAVPYLFKKVRAVYTEGGWFEEGMKLEAIDPLNLGNICVATICKVLLDGYLMICVDGGPSTDGSDWFCYHASSHAIFPASFCQKNDIELTPPKGYDAHTFNWETYLEKTKAKAAPSRLFNMDCPNHGFKVGMKLEAVDLMEPRLICVATVKRVVHRLLSIHFDGWDSEYDQWVDCESPDIYPVGWCELTGYQLQPPVATEPTTPLKAKEATKKKKKQFGKKRKRIPPAKTRPLRQGSKKPLLEDDLQAAGKISSEPVPDEIITVRVKEEHLDVATPDKAPSPELPVPIENIKQETDD; encoded by the exons GAGACTTCAGAACcaatggaggaggaagaggaagatgatgaTTTGGAGCTCTTTGGTGGCTACGACAGTTTCCGGAGTTATAACAGCAGTGCAGGCAGTGAGAGCAGCTCCTATCTCGAGGAGTCAAGTGAAGCAGAAAATGAGGATCGGGAAGCGGGGGAGCTGCCCACCTCCCCCTTGCATTTGCTTAGCCCTGGGACTCCCCGCTCCTTGGATGGCAGTGGTTCTGAGCCAG CTGTCTGTGAGATGTGTGGTATCGTGGGTACGAGGGAAGCCTTCTTCTCCAAGACCAAGAGATTCTGCAGCGTCTCCTGTTCTAGGAGCTACTCCTCCAACTCCAAGAAAGCCAGTATCTTGGCTAGATTACAG ggAAAACCACCTACCAAGAAGGCCAAAGTCCTGCACAAAGCTGCCTGGTCTGCCAAAATTGGAGCCTTCCTCCATTCCCAAGGGACAGGACAACTCGCAGATGGGACACCAACAGGGCAGGACG CGCTGGTCTTGGGTTTCGACTGGGGGAAGTTCCTGAAGGATCACAGTTACAAGGCTGCTCCTGTCAGCTGCTTTAAACAC GTCCCACTCTATGACCAGTGGGAGGATGTGATGAAGGGGATGAAGGTGGAGGTGCTCAACAGCGATGCTGTGCTCCCCAGCCGCGTGTACTGGATCGCCTCGGTCATCCAGGCGGCAG gGTACCGGGTGCTGCTCCGGTATGAAGGCTTTGAAAATGATGCCAGCCATGACTTCTGGTGCAACCTGGGGACTGTGGATGTCCACCCCATCGGCTGGTGTGCCATCAACAGCAAGATCCTGGTGCCCCCGCGGA CCATCCATGCCAAGTTCACCGACTGGAAGGGCTACCTCATGAAACGGTTGGTGGGCTCCAGGACGCTTCCCGTGGATTTCCATATCAAG ATGGTAGAGAGCATGAAGTACCCCTTTCGGCAGGGCATGCGGCTGGAGGTGGTGGACAAGTCCCAGGTGTCACGGACCCGCATGGCCGTGGTGGACACGGTGATCGGGGGTCGCCTACGGCTCCTCTACGAGGATGGCGACAGCGATGATGACTTCTGGTGCCACATGTGGAGCCCCCTGATCCACCCAGTGGGTTGGTCAAGGCGTGTCGGCCATGGCATCAAGCTGTCAG AGAGGCGCAGCGACATGGCCCACCATCCCACTTTCCGGAAGATCTACTGTGATGCTGTTCCTTATCTGTTCAAGAAG GTTCGAGCTGTCTACACGGAAGGCGGTTGGTTTGAGGAGGGGATGAAACTGGAAGCCATTGACCCCCTGAATCTGGGCAACATCTGCGTGGCAACCATCTGCAAG GTCCTCCTGGATGGCTACCTGATGATCTGTGTGGACGGGGGGCCCTCCACAGATGGCTCAGACTGGTTCTGTTACCATGCCTCTTCCCACGCCATCTTCCCAGCCTCCTTCTGCCAGAAGAATGACATTGAGCTCACACCCCCAAAAG GGTATGACGCTCACACTTTCAACTGGGAGACCTACTTGGAGAAGACCAAGGCGAAAGCAGCTCCATCAAGACTCTTTAACATG GACTGCCCCAACCATGGTTTCAAGGTGGGCATGAAGCTGGAGGCCGTGGACCTCATGGAGCCCCGGCTCATCTGCGTGGCCACTGTGAAGCGGGTGGTACATCGTCTCCTCAGCATCCACTTCGACGGCTGGGACAGCGAGTACGACCAGTGGGTGGACTGCGAGTCCCCGGACATCTACCCCGTCGGCTGGTGCGAGCTCACCGGCTACCAGCTCCAGCCGCCCGTGGCCACAG AGCCCACCACGCCGCTGAAAGCCAAAGAGGccacaaagaagaagaagaaacagtttGGGAAGAAAA gaaaaagaataccACCAGCCAAGACCCGGCCCCTCAGACAGGGGTCCAAGAAGCCCCTGCTGGAGGACGACCTGCAGGCGGCAGGGAAGATCTCGTCGGAGCCCGTTCCTGATGAGA tcATTACCGTGCGTGTAAAGGAAGAGCATCTCGACGTGGCCACGCCTGACAAGGCCCCGAGTCCAGAGCTGCCCGTTCCCATCGAGAACATCAAACAGGAGACAGACGACTGA
- the CHADL gene encoding chondroadherin-like protein, which translates to MPPIQPCPRCQVCGLGGGLPLASRQGPLPTFPCAAFPGWTGRAIGMAGPQRVSAVLLLPLLLPLGPTWHAAAQRCPQTCVCDNSRQHVACRHQNLTEVPNAIPELTQRLDLQGNMLKLIPPAAFRDLPYLTHLDLRHCQVELVAEGAFRGLGRLLLLNLASNRLNTLPQEALDGLGSLRRLELEGNLLEELRPGTFGALGALATLNLAHNALVYLPAMAFQGLVRTRWLQLSHNALSVLAPEALAGLPALRRLSLHHNELQSLPGATLSQARGLARLELGHNPFTYTGEEDGLVLPGLRELRLDHGALQALDPRAFAHCPRLHTLDLRGNQLDVLQPLQGPGQLRRLRLQGNPLRCDCRARPLLQWLARARVRSDGACGGPRRLRGEALDALRPSDLRCPRAEAEEEEEEEEEVAAARPRVPAGTSKEKAGAAGPCPRACVCAPESRHSGCEGRGLQVVPRGFPNDTQLLDLRQNHFPLVPREAFPGLGQLVSLHLQHCGITELEAGALVGLGSLLYLYLSDNTLSSLSAASLEGAPCLGYLYLERNRFLQVPGAALRALPSLFSLHLQDNALDRLALGDLAGVRALRWLYLSGNRITQVSPGALGPAQELEKLHLDRNQLREVPTAALEGLPALLELQLSGNPLRTLRDGAFWPVGRSLQHLFLNSSGLEQISPGAFLGLGPRLQSLHLQKNQLQALPALPVLSQLELIDLSGNPFHCDCQLLPLHRWLTGLNLRVGAVCAAPPSARGQRVKAAAAVFEACPGWAARKAKRTPAPRPAARRAPMRGRRQGANKVGRGQVQGGLTGWVRF; encoded by the exons ATGCCTCCCATTCAGCCCTGTCCCCGCTGCCAGGTCTGCGGGCTGGGAGGGGGGCTCCCGCTGGCGTCCAGGCAGGGACCGTTGCCAACCTTCCCCTGTGCTGCATTTCCAGGCTGGACTGGCCGTGCGATCGGCATGGCGGG CCCCCAGCGTGTCTCCGCGGtgctgctgcttcctctgctgCTGCCACTGGGGCCAACCTGGCATGCAGCTGCCCAGCGCTGCCCACAGACCTGCGTCTGCGACAATTCCAGGCAGCACGTTGCCTGCCGGCACCAGAACCTCACCGAGGTGCCGAATGCCATCCCTGAG CTGACCCAGCGGCTGGACCTCCAGGGCAATATGCTGAAGCTGATCCCCCCAGCTGCCTTCCGGGACCTGCCTTACCTGACACACCTGGACCTGCGGCACTGCCAGGTGGAGCTGGTGGCCGAGGGTGCCTTCCGAGGCCTGGGCCGCCTGCTCCTCCTCAACCTGGCCTCCAACCGCCTGAACACGCTGCCCCAGGAGGCGCTGGACGGGCTAGGCTCGCTGCGGCGGCTGGAGCTGGAGGGGAACCTGCTGGAGGAGCTGCGGCCGGGGACGTTCGGAGCGCTGGGCGCGCTGGCCACGCTGAATCTGGCCCACAACGCCCTCGTCTACCTGCCCGCCATGGCCTTCCAGGGGCTGGTGCGCACCCGCTGGCTGCAGCTGTCCCACAACGCGCTCAGCGTGCTGGCCCCCGAGGCCCTGGCCGGCCTGCCCGCGCTGCGCCGGCTCAGCCTGCACCACAATGAGCTGCAGTCCCTGCCCGGGGCGACCTTGTCCCAGGCCCGCGGCCTGGCCCGCCTCGAACTGGGCCACAACCCCTTCACCTACACGGGCGAGGAGGACGGGCTGGTGCTGCCCGGCCTGCGGGAGTTGAGGCTGGACCACGGGGCCCTGCAGGCCCTggaccccagggcctttgcccaCTGCCCCCGCCTGCACACCCTGGACCTACGTGGGAACCAGCTGGATGTCCTGCAGCCGCTGCAGGGCCCGGGGCAGCTGCGCCGGCTGCGGCTGCAGGGGAACCCGCTGCGGTGCGACTGCCGGGCTAGGCCCCTGCTCCAGTGGCTGGCGCGTGCGCGCGTACGCTCGGACGGCGCGTGCGGGGGGCCACGGCGCCTGCGCGGCGAGGCCCTGGACGCCCTGCGGCCCTCGGACCTGCGCTGCCCCAGAGCCGAggcggaggaggaagaggaggaagaggaggaggtggcgGCCGCGCGGCCCCGTGTCCCTGCCGGCACCTCCAAGGAGAAGGCTGGGGCGGCCGGGCCCTGCCCGCGCGCCTGCGTGTGCGCCCCTGAGTCCCGGCACAGCGGCTGTGAGGGCCGCGGCCTGCAGGTCGTGCCCCGCGGCTTCCCCAACGACACTCAGCTCCTGGACCTGAGGCAGAACCACTTCCCCTTGGTGCCCCGAGAGGCCTTCCCGGGCCTGGGCCAGCTGGTGTCGCTGCACCTGCAGCACTGCGGCATCACGGAGCTGGAGGCAGGCGCCCTGGTGGGGCTGGGCAGCCTACTCTACCTCTACCTCTCGGACAACACGCTCTCCAGCCTCAGCGCTGCCTCCCTCGAAGGGGCGCCCTGCCTGGGCTACCTGTACTTGGAGCGCAACCGCTTCCTGCAGGTGCCAGGGGCCGCCCTGCGCGCCCTGCCCAGCCTCTTCTCCCTGCACTTGCAGGACAACGCTCTGGACCGCCTGGCACTGGGGGACCTGGCAGGCGTTCGGGCCTTGCGCTGGCTCTACCTGAGTGGGAACCGCATCACCCAAGTGTCCCCCGGGGCACTGGGCCCCGCTCAGGAGCTGGAGAAGCTGCACCTGGACAGGAACCAGCTGCGAGAGGTGCCCACTGCGGCCCTGGAGGGGctgcctgccctcctggagctgcaGCTCTCGGGGAACCCTCTCAGGACCCTGCGAGATGGGGCCTTCTGGCCCGTGGGCCGCTCGCTGCAACACCTTTTCCTGAACAGCAGTGGCCTGGAGCAG ATTTCTCCCGGGGCCTTCTTGGGCCTGGGGCCCCGGCTCCAGAGCCTACATCTGCAAAAGAATCAGCTGCAGGCCCTGCCCGCCCTGCCCGTCCTGAGCCAGCTTGAGCTCATTGACCTCAGTGGCAATCCCTTCCACTGTGACTGCCAGCTGCTCCCACTTCACAG GTGGCTCACTGGGCTGAACCTGCGCGTGGGGGCCGTCTGTGCCGCCCCTCCCAGTGCCCGTGGCCAGAGGGTGAAGGCTGCAGCTGCTGTCTTTGAAGCCTGCCCGGGCTGGGCTGCCAGGAAGGCCAAGCGGACGCCGGCCCCCAGGCCTGCTGCCCGGAGGGCCCCCATGAGGGGAAGACGGCAGGGAGCGAACAAGGTTGGCCGGGGGCAGGTGCAGGGAGGCCTCACTGGGTGGGTCAGGTTTTAA